The nucleotide window ATCTCTATATCCGTTCTCGCTGTGTATCCAGCACAGTCCAATGGTTCCTGCACCTGCATGGATACTCACCACAGGGATAAACGGCATGATTTCGGTCTTTAATCTGGGCAGCAGAGCAGCAATCTGTTTTTTGATTGTGACAGCTTCTTCCTGATTGTTCGCATGCATAATGCACACATGCTTTACTTTCTCCACATCCAGCTTGAGCATATCCAGCATGCGCTCTTTCGTCCGCTTGAACGTGCGAATCTTCTCATTCACAACCACTTTGCCCTCTTCGAATCGAAGCAACAGATGGATCTTGAGCAGTTGACTGATGATCAGCTGTGTGCCCGACACCCGCCCACTGCGGTGAAGATGCTGAAGACTGGCCGGTATGAGGTAAAAGGACATGTTATCAATCATCTGTTCAATATTTACTTTGATCTCGGCAGCCGAACATCCCTGTTTCTGCCATTCCAGTCCTTGCATAATCATCTCACGGTGAGGATAGGCACCTGCCTTCGAATCAATTGCGGTCACCGTCACTCCTGCAATCTCTGCAGCCTGCATGGACGTATGCAGCGTTCCGCTAAGCTCTGTAGAGCAATGAATCGTAATAATCTCATCGTACTTGTCTTTGAGCGACTCATACAGTTCAATGAATTCGCCAATGGGTGGCTGCGAACTGCTCGCACGTGAAGCCTCCGCAAGTTTCTCATAGAACATTTCAGATGTAATGTCATCGGTTTCCCGGTAACATTCTTCTCCAAATACGATGCGCAGCGGTACGATATAGATATGATTTTGCTCCGCAAAAACGGGATCCAGTGTACTAGTACTATCGGTGACCCATGCAATTTTCTTCATGACATCCTTCTCTCTTGCCGGATTGTTCGTTCTGTATCCTCAATCGTCAAGCACAAGCCCGGCGGTTTATTTAAAATTTGAATATTTCACATTGTAAACGTTTGCGATACTACCTCTCAATTATAAATGAACGGACAGACCGTTGTCTTGTGGCGCAATCATGAACACCCCTGTTAATACCATTATTAGCTAAAAAAATGTCTTGCCTGTGAAGGAATAAATTGGTATGCTGTTGTCCTTCTCTCTTTTTCGCCTTGACTGAAGTGAACGGAAACGCCGTTCAATCCACTTATCGGAGGTGTCACATGCTTTATTTCACTCTGGCTTCCAAAGCCTACTCCCGGAATCTGCAATACCGCGGGGCACACATGGTACATAACTTGGCAAGCG belongs to Paenibacillus sp. FSL H8-0079 and includes:
- a CDS encoding DegV family protein; this encodes MKKIAWVTDSTSTLDPVFAEQNHIYIVPLRIVFGEECYRETDDITSEMFYEKLAEASRASSSQPPIGEFIELYESLKDKYDEIITIHCSTELSGTLHTSMQAAEIAGVTVTAIDSKAGAYPHREMIMQGLEWQKQGCSAAEIKVNIEQMIDNMSFYLIPASLQHLHRSGRVSGTQLIISQLLKIHLLLRFEEGKVVVNEKIRTFKRTKERMLDMLKLDVEKVKHVCIMHANNQEEAVTIKKQIAALLPRLKTEIMPFIPVVSIHAGAGTIGLCWIHSENGYRD